In the Thermus filiformis genome, CGGGAGGTCTTGACTTCCAGCACCGACGGCCACATACGGGGCGGGCTCCGCCTTCCCTTCCTCGCTCGAGGCGAAGGGGCCTGGTCTTTGGCCCTCGCCTTGGAAAGCGGAGAGGCGGTCTACGGCCTCGGGGAAAAGTTCTCCTCCTTGAACCGGCGGGGCGGGCTCTACACCAGCTGGAACGAGGATGCCCTAGGGGTGAACACTGAGCGGAGCTACAAGAACGTGCCCTTCCTGTGGAGCCCCCGGGGCTGGGGCCTTTTCGTCCACACCACCGCCCGCACCCATCATGGGGTGGGGTACCCTCCTTGGAGCCACCGGAGCTACGTCTTGCTGGCCGAGGAGGAAGGGCTGGACCTCTTTTTCTTGCTGGGCTCCCCCGCCGAGATCCTTAAGGCCTACGCCGACCTCACGGGGCATGCGCCCCCTGTACCCCGTTGGAGCCTGGGGGTCTGGTGGAGCCGCTGCTACTACTCCACAGCGGAGGAAGCCCTGGCCGTGGCGCAGAGGCTCCGAGTTGAGGCGTTCCCGGGGGACGTCTTGCTCCTGGACGGCCGGGCCTGGCTAGAGGTGGAAACCCGCTGCACCCTGGACTGGGATCCCCGGCGCTACCCGGATCCTCAGGCGTTCGTGGCCGCCCTGAAGGGCTTGGGGTTTCGCCTCTGCCTTTGGGAGTACCCCTACGTTTCCGTCCACAACCCCCTCTTCCACGAGCTGGCCACCCGGGGGTTCTTTCTCCGGGACAGGGAGGGGAGGCCCTACGTGTACCATTGGGACCCCGAGCCCTTTGGCCAGTTGCTCACCCCTCTACCCCCTTCGGGCATTCTGGACTTCACTCAGGAAGAGGTGGTTCGGTGGTGGCAGGAGCGGCACCGAAGCCTCTTCTCTATAGGCGTGGATGTCATGAAAACCGACTTCGGGGAGCAGGTTCCCGAGGAGGCGGTGGCCGCCAACGGGGATACGGGGAAGCATCTCCACAACGCTTATGCCCTTCTTTACAACCGGGCGGTCTACGAGGCGACCCCGGAAAGGCTGGTCCTCGCGCGGAGCGGGTTTGCGGGAAGCCACCGCTACCCCCTGCACTGGGGGGGTGATCCTCAGGCGGACTGGGAGGGCTTGGCTGCGAGCATCCGCGGAGGGCTTTCCTGGGGGATGTCCGGAGGGGCCTACTACGCCCACGACGTGGGGGGGTTCTACGGCACCCCGGAGC is a window encoding:
- a CDS encoding glycoside hydrolase family 31 protein encodes the protein MPLILEAVGPRVLRLRLGSPGGKDYGILQDLTPHPLKGEAGEGWLRAVFGEGELRLEANPLRLRLFWRGREVLTSSTDGHIRGGLRLPFLARGEGAWSLALALESGEAVYGLGEKFSSLNRRGGLYTSWNEDALGVNTERSYKNVPFLWSPRGWGLFVHTTARTHHGVGYPPWSHRSYVLLAEEEGLDLFFLLGSPAEILKAYADLTGHAPPVPRWSLGVWWSRCYYSTAEEALAVAQRLRVEAFPGDVLLLDGRAWLEVETRCTLDWDPRRYPDPQAFVAALKGLGFRLCLWEYPYVSVHNPLFHELATRGFFLRDREGRPYVYHWDPEPFGQLLTPLPPSGILDFTQEEVVRWWQERHRSLFSIGVDVMKTDFGEQVPEEAVAANGDTGKHLHNAYALLYNRAVYEATPERLVLARSGFAGSHRYPLHWGGDPQADWEGLAASIRGGLSWGMSGGAYYAHDVGGFYGTPEPELYLRWAQAAVFFSHIRFHGTSPREPWYFGEEVARAVRAFLRLRMRLIPYLERTMEESLPLGLPLVRPLPLAFPEDPYAGGFADGEFLLGPDLLVAPVLRPGGEVQVYVPRGRWYDLWEGRAHEGPDLLSFQAAPERIPLLAREGAVIPWGSYASRAEEVALEGFLVVGEGVPSLGKKELGRISSGFHLGELL